Proteins encoded in a region of the Ignavibacteriales bacterium genome:
- the obgE gene encoding GTPase ObgE, whose translation MQFIDEAVIFVKAGNGGNGTISFRREKYVPKGGPDGGNGGNGGNVIIRADKQLGTLLDFRYKRSYKAESGENGRGKDQTGKTGVDVVLRVPCGTLVMQGSDRTVVGDLLHEGDEVVVAKGGKGGRGNAEFATSTNQAPRIAEPGTPGEDCELNLELKLIADVGLVGFPNAGKSTLISVVSAAKPKIADYPFTTLTPNLGIVRFAEGKSFTLADMPGLIKGAHLGKGLGIQFLRHIERTRVLVFLIESISEDPKRDYEILLNELASYNAALAKKPKIVALTKIDLFEEKAQKRLKRISFGKKIKVMCISSVSREGLQPLLEEMWHALKPT comes from the coding sequence ATGCAATTCATCGACGAAGCTGTCATCTTTGTGAAGGCCGGTAATGGCGGCAACGGAACGATCAGCTTCCGCCGGGAGAAGTATGTTCCGAAGGGGGGGCCGGACGGCGGCAATGGAGGAAATGGCGGGAACGTCATCATCCGCGCTGACAAGCAGCTCGGCACGTTGCTCGATTTTCGGTACAAGCGTTCATACAAAGCCGAAAGCGGCGAAAATGGGCGGGGAAAAGACCAAACTGGAAAGACCGGTGTGGATGTTGTCCTCAGAGTCCCGTGCGGAACTCTTGTAATGCAGGGATCGGACAGAACAGTCGTCGGGGATCTGCTCCACGAAGGAGATGAGGTTGTTGTCGCCAAGGGGGGCAAAGGGGGGCGCGGCAACGCAGAGTTTGCGACCTCCACCAACCAGGCCCCGAGGATAGCAGAACCCGGGACGCCGGGCGAAGATTGTGAGCTCAATCTCGAACTCAAACTCATCGCCGATGTGGGGCTTGTCGGATTTCCGAACGCAGGCAAATCCACGCTCATCTCAGTCGTCTCAGCTGCGAAACCGAAGATCGCCGACTACCCCTTCACGACGTTGACGCCGAATCTTGGAATTGTCCGCTTCGCGGAAGGGAAGAGCTTCACACTTGCGGACATGCCAGGGCTCATCAAGGGGGCGCATCTGGGGAAAGGGCTAGGTATCCAGTTCCTTCGCCATATCGAGCGGACGAGAGTGCTCGTGTTCCTGATCGAATCCATCAGCGAAGATCCGAAACGTGATTACGAGATCCTGCTCAACGAGCTGGCCAGCTACAACGCAGCGCTGGCGAAAAAGCCGAAGATCGTTGCTCTGACCAAGATCGATCTCTTCGAAGAAAAAGCGCAGAAACGCCTGAAGCGTATTTCATTTGGAAAGAAGATAAAGGTCATGTGCATCTCCTCTGTCTCGAGGGAAGGGCTCCAGCCGCTCCTCGAGGAGATGTGGCACGCTCTGAAACCAACCTAG
- a CDS encoding iron ABC transporter permease, producing the protein MKRTPLTPRKTIVTLAALSGVLVVVAAGSLLVGSTPMSVSELWRALTSPSDPSMEMQRTIIFTIRLPRVLLALIVGSGLSVAGAVLQALLRNPLAEPYILGISSGGTVGALVAMMAGIGAAHFTTPLFSFVGSGLVMLLVFALGHRRGILDTNALLLSGIMVGAFFSSIVLLFTALVNQDLRTTYLWLIGNLSSADIQSFWVVAPLILLASVALSTQARHFNLISTGDETALHLGVEVDRVKRFSYLLASFITGLAVSVSGVVGFVGLVVPHACRLMFGPDHRLLLPASFLAGASYLVACDLLSRVVLAPSEIPVGVVTAVVGAPIFIYLLKKNW; encoded by the coding sequence ATGAAACGAACCCCACTGACTCCCCGGAAGACCATCGTCACGCTTGCCGCACTCTCCGGTGTGTTGGTGGTTGTCGCTGCGGGTTCGCTGCTGGTCGGTTCGACCCCCATGTCCGTCTCGGAGTTGTGGCGCGCGCTGACTTCCCCCTCCGATCCGTCGATGGAGATGCAGCGCACCATTATTTTCACCATCAGGCTCCCGCGCGTCCTGCTTGCACTGATCGTTGGCTCGGGCCTGTCAGTGGCAGGAGCTGTGCTTCAGGCGCTTCTGCGAAATCCTCTGGCGGAGCCGTATATACTTGGAATATCGAGTGGTGGGACCGTCGGTGCGCTTGTCGCAATGATGGCGGGTATCGGGGCGGCGCATTTTACCACGCCGTTGTTTTCGTTCGTGGGATCAGGACTTGTGATGCTTCTGGTCTTCGCGCTGGGGCACCGGCGCGGGATCCTCGACACGAACGCTCTTCTCTTGTCGGGAATCATGGTCGGGGCGTTTTTCAGCTCGATTGTGCTTCTCTTCACTGCGCTCGTCAATCAGGACCTTCGCACGACATACCTGTGGCTCATCGGAAACCTGAGTTCGGCAGACATCCAGTCGTTCTGGGTTGTTGCGCCGCTGATTCTACTGGCTTCGGTCGCTCTCTCCACACAAGCCCGTCACTTCAACCTGATTTCCACCGGCGATGAGACCGCGCTGCATCTCGGCGTCGAAGTGGACAGGGTCAAGCGCTTCTCGTACTTGCTCGCGTCTTTTATTACCGGTCTTGCCGTTTCCGTGAGCGGCGTGGTTGGCTTCGTCGGACTTGTGGTGCCTCACGCCTGCCGTCTGATGTTTGGGCCGGACCACCGACTGTTGCTCCCCGCTTCGTTCCTTGCCGGGGCAAGCTATCTTGTCGCCTGTGACCTGCTGTCGAGAGTCGTGCTCGCTCCTTCTGAAATCCCCGTTGGCGTTGTTACTGCAGT